From one Pseudomonas fluorescens genomic stretch:
- a CDS encoding siderophore-interacting protein, translating into MFEFRKKLKYNLDVIDIRDVTPLVRRVTFKSDLFATAQACQPSQWLKLFLPAGGSQVSRAYTIRRHYPQSGNVDIDFVRHDHGPAGRWVEQAQFGDQIGCSALRGGFQPQEDAEWMLLAADETGTPAVMSILESLAPGDRALVVLEAASMTELQALDSLAAVNCEWYFRDEHPAGSNLLLKGIDNLQLPSGVGQFWIAGEAQSVNEVRDYLTEACSIQRRLVRSKGYWMRGVADHRDRD; encoded by the coding sequence ATGTTCGAGTTTCGCAAGAAGTTGAAGTACAACCTCGATGTGATCGATATCCGCGATGTCACGCCGCTGGTGCGGCGTGTCACCTTCAAGAGCGACCTGTTCGCCACCGCGCAAGCGTGCCAGCCGTCGCAATGGCTGAAGCTGTTCCTGCCCGCCGGTGGCAGCCAGGTCAGCCGCGCCTACACCATCCGCCGCCACTACCCGCAGTCGGGTAACGTCGATATCGACTTCGTCCGCCATGACCATGGCCCGGCGGGGCGCTGGGTCGAGCAGGCGCAGTTCGGCGATCAGATCGGTTGTTCGGCGTTGCGCGGTGGTTTTCAGCCCCAGGAAGATGCCGAGTGGATGCTGCTGGCCGCAGACGAAACCGGCACTCCGGCGGTGATGAGCATCCTTGAGAGCCTGGCGCCGGGCGACCGCGCCCTGGTGGTGCTGGAGGCTGCGAGCATGACCGAGTTGCAAGCGCTGGATTCGCTGGCCGCAGTCAATTGCGAGTGGTACTTTCGCGATGAGCATCCGGCCGGTAGCAACCTGTTGCTCAAGGGTATCGACAACCTGCAGTTGCCATCGGGGGTCGGGCAGTTCTGGATCGCCGGCGAAGCGCAGAGTGTCAATGAGGTGCGTGATTACCTGACTGAGGCCTGTTCGATTCAACGTCGACTGGTGCGTAGCAAGGGCTACTGGATGCGCGGCGTCGCCGACCATCGCGACCGCGATTGA
- a CDS encoding DHA2 family efflux MFS transporter permease subunit: protein MSSAKRPIEPLSGGTLVLGALAIGMANFMMVLDTTIANVAVPTISGNLGVAPDQGTWVLTSFSISLAIGLPLTGWLAQRFGQVKLFLSAVVLFVLASVCCGLAPNLTSLLVFRVFQGAVCGPLAPLSQALLVAIFPPARRTTALVVWSMTTFLGPVCGPILGGYLTDNISWPWIFYINVPVGIFILLSLGQVLRGRDNPTRKLPVDVVGLLLLMVAVGSLQILLDKGQDLDWFSATPIRVLAVITVLGFASLITWELTAQHPILDLRLFKERNYAIGTLSVSLGFALYFASLVLVPLWLQTEMGYTATWAGIATAPLGIAGVVLAPFIGRLMQHTDARVLASMAFICWIGASLWRMYFETNLDIQFIGWNSVLMGAGTAFLFTPLVAISLSRLPPEKIPAALGLQNALRMTGASFAVSLGPAFWDHRARQHQVDLAERMTPFDHWSAQAQDNLNNLGLSAQGALESLARTIDRQAHMLALNDFSLASAWLFCAVLAIVWLARSPKAKAK, encoded by the coding sequence ATGAGCAGCGCCAAGCGTCCCATCGAGCCATTGAGCGGTGGCACGCTGGTCCTCGGCGCGCTGGCGATCGGCATGGCCAACTTCATGATGGTGCTCGACACCACCATCGCCAACGTCGCGGTGCCGACCATTTCCGGCAACCTCGGCGTGGCCCCTGACCAGGGCACCTGGGTGCTGACTTCGTTCAGCATCTCCCTGGCCATCGGCCTGCCGCTCACCGGCTGGCTGGCCCAGCGCTTTGGCCAGGTCAAGCTGTTCCTCAGTGCCGTGGTGTTGTTCGTGCTGGCCTCGGTGTGCTGCGGCCTGGCGCCGAACCTGACCTCGTTGCTGGTATTCCGGGTGTTCCAGGGTGCCGTTTGCGGCCCCCTGGCGCCGTTGTCGCAGGCGCTGCTGGTGGCGATCTTTCCGCCCGCGCGGCGCACCACGGCGCTGGTGGTGTGGTCGATGACCACCTTCCTGGGACCGGTGTGCGGGCCGATCCTCGGTGGCTATCTGACCGACAACATCAGTTGGCCGTGGATCTTCTATATCAACGTGCCGGTTGGCATCTTCATTCTGCTGAGCCTCGGCCAGGTGCTTCGCGGGCGCGACAACCCCACGCGCAAATTGCCGGTGGATGTGGTCGGCCTGCTGCTGTTGATGGTCGCCGTCGGTTCGCTGCAGATCCTGCTCGACAAGGGCCAGGACCTGGACTGGTTCTCCGCCACGCCGATTCGCGTGCTGGCGGTCATTACCGTGCTGGGATTCGCCTCGCTGATTACCTGGGAGCTGACCGCGCAGCATCCGATTCTCGACCTGCGCCTGTTCAAGGAACGCAACTACGCCATCGGTACCCTGAGCGTGAGCCTGGGCTTTGCCCTGTACTTCGCCTCGCTGGTGCTGGTGCCGCTGTGGCTGCAAACCGAAATGGGCTACACCGCGACCTGGGCCGGTATCGCCACCGCGCCGCTGGGCATCGCCGGGGTGGTGCTGGCGCCCTTCATTGGCAGGCTGATGCAGCATACCGATGCGCGGGTGCTGGCGAGCATGGCGTTCATTTGCTGGATCGGCGCGTCGCTGTGGCGCATGTATTTCGAGACCAACCTGGACATTCAGTTCATCGGCTGGAACTCGGTGCTGATGGGCGCTGGCACAGCGTTCCTGTTCACCCCGCTGGTAGCGATTTCGCTGTCGCGCCTGCCACCGGAGAAGATTCCGGCAGCCCTCGGCCTGCAGAACGCCTTGCGCATGACCGGCGCCAGCTTCGCGGTGTCGCTCGGCCCGGCCTTCTGGGATCACCGCGCGCGTCAGCACCAGGTTGACCTGGCCGAGCGCATGACCCCGTTCGACCACTGGAGCGCCCAGGCCCAGGACAACCTTAACAACCTCGGGCTGTCGGCCCAGGGCGCGCTGGAGTCGCTGGCGCGAACCATCGACCGTCAGGCCCACATGCTGGCCCTGAACGATTTCTCCCTCGCCAGCGCGTGGCTGTTTTGCGCTGTCCTGGCCATTGTCTGGCTGGCCCGTTCACCCAAGGCGAAAGCCAAGTAA
- the yghU gene encoding glutathione-dependent disulfide-bond oxidoreductase — MSKAPYVPPRVWQHDAPSGGEFANINRPVAGPTHDKALPVGKQPLQLYSLATPNGVKVTILLEELLALGHTGAEYDAWLIRISEGEQFSSGFVEINPNSKIPALLDHSVQPPIRVFESGSILLYLAEKFAEFLPTDLAARTETLNWLFWQMGAAPYLGGGFGHFYAYAPEKFEYPINRFTMETKRQLDVLDQRLAHNTYLAGDRYTIADIAVWSWYGQLALGRLYSAGEFLGVQDYTHVQRWAQAIAERPAVIRGLRVNRTWGDEGSQVTERHSAQDLD; from the coding sequence ATGAGCAAGGCACCCTATGTCCCGCCTCGGGTCTGGCAGCACGACGCGCCGTCGGGCGGCGAGTTCGCCAACATCAACCGCCCGGTGGCCGGACCGACCCACGACAAGGCCCTGCCCGTGGGCAAACAGCCCCTGCAACTGTATTCCCTGGCTACGCCCAATGGCGTGAAAGTCACCATCCTCCTCGAAGAGTTGCTGGCGCTCGGACATACCGGCGCCGAATACGACGCCTGGCTGATTCGCATCAGCGAAGGTGAGCAGTTCTCCAGCGGCTTCGTCGAGATCAACCCCAACTCGAAGATCCCCGCCCTGCTCGACCACAGCGTGCAACCACCTATCCGGGTGTTCGAGTCGGGTTCGATCCTGCTCTACCTTGCGGAAAAATTCGCCGAGTTCCTGCCCACCGACCTGGCCGCGCGTACCGAGACCCTTAACTGGTTGTTCTGGCAGATGGGTGCCGCGCCCTACCTGGGCGGCGGCTTCGGCCACTTCTATGCCTACGCGCCAGAGAAGTTCGAATACCCGATCAACCGCTTCACCATGGAAACCAAACGCCAGTTGGACGTGCTTGATCAGCGCCTGGCACACAACACGTACCTGGCCGGCGACCGCTATACCATCGCCGATATCGCCGTCTGGTCCTGGTATGGCCAGCTGGCCCTGGGCAGGCTGTATTCGGCGGGCGAGTTCCTCGGCGTGCAGGACTACACCCACGTGCAACGCTGGGCACAAGCGATTGCCGAGCGCCCGGCAGTGATCCGTGGCCTGCGGGTCAACCGCACCTGGGGCGATGAAGGCAGCCAGGTGACGGAGCGGCATTCGGCGCAAGACCTGGACTGA
- a CDS encoding MipA/OmpV family protein, translating to MKTTRIYTALTGICLVTVSAQLLAEDWQFTLQGGAANAPRYSGSSERSTTPLLGFEIESPYGFFLRDKGLGWKQDWDDASFSTYIGTSDERKDRKKGYRGSDRLRGMGSIKSRALVGVEGSYTWGPVTFGATFENALKKDSNKDTGSAYQTLELSIGTSLYEGDFGSLTGNVNALFGDADYVRTWYGVSQQQAANSRFAAHKTHGGLVSQGVNLTWSLPLGENTSLHTLLDVQNLSGHVSDSPIVERRVQTSIASVLEYSF from the coding sequence ATGAAGACGACAAGGATTTACACTGCATTGACCGGCATTTGCCTGGTGACCGTTTCAGCGCAGTTATTGGCTGAGGATTGGCAATTCACCCTGCAAGGCGGCGCTGCCAATGCCCCCCGTTACAGCGGCAGCAGTGAGCGCTCAACGACACCGCTGCTCGGCTTCGAGATCGAAAGCCCTTATGGTTTCTTTCTGCGGGACAAAGGCCTGGGCTGGAAACAGGATTGGGACGATGCCAGTTTCAGCACCTACATCGGCACCAGCGACGAACGCAAGGACCGCAAGAAAGGCTATCGCGGCTCCGACCGTCTGCGTGGCATGGGTTCGATCAAATCCCGCGCCCTGGTGGGCGTGGAAGGGTCCTATACCTGGGGGCCGGTCACCTTCGGCGCGACCTTCGAAAATGCGCTGAAAAAAGACAGCAACAAAGACACCGGCTCCGCCTACCAGACCCTCGAACTGAGTATCGGCACCTCGTTGTACGAGGGTGATTTCGGCAGCCTGACCGGCAACGTCAATGCGCTGTTTGGTGACGCCGACTACGTCCGCACCTGGTATGGCGTCAGCCAGCAGCAAGCCGCCAACAGCCGTTTTGCCGCGCACAAGACCCACGGCGGCCTGGTCAGCCAGGGCGTCAACCTGACCTGGAGCCTGCCACTGGGCGAAAATACCAGCCTGCATACCCTGCTGGATGTACAGAACCTTTCCGGGCATGTGAGTGACAGCCCGATCGTCGAGCGGCGGGTACAAACCTCCATCGCCAGCGTGCTCGAGTACAGCTTCTAG
- a CDS encoding M20/M25/M40 family metallo-hydrolase, which produces MPLSRLPFTVALGLSLACTLANAAEPAPKDLLKQAEAERPAYLETLKTLVSVDTGTGTADGLKQVSALLVKRLQALGAKVETHPATPSAGDNIVGTFKGNGNKNFLLMVHYDTVFGPGTVAKRPFRSEGERAYGPGVADAKGGVAMILHAIKLLQEQEFKGYGTLTVLFNPDEEMGSAGSKQSIAELARKHDYVFSYEPPDKDAVSVATNGINRLSLEVKGRSSHAGSAPEQGRNALTELAHQIVQLKDLGDASKGTTVNWTLAKAGEKANIIPALATAEADMRYSDLSEPDRVLADAQRIARTPLIAETETRVTLQKGRPPLAKNEASEALATTAQQLYGEIGMKIEPIAMRFGTDAGYAYVPGSAKPAVLETMGVVGAGLHADDEYIELASIAPRLYLTVAMIQRLSKE; this is translated from the coding sequence ATGCCGTTGTCACGCCTGCCCTTCACCGTTGCCCTTGGGCTGTCGCTTGCCTGCACCCTTGCCAACGCTGCCGAGCCCGCGCCCAAAGACTTGCTCAAACAGGCCGAGGCCGAACGCCCGGCCTACCTGGAAACCCTCAAGACCCTGGTATCGGTCGATACCGGTACCGGTACCGCGGACGGCCTCAAGCAAGTCAGCGCCCTGCTGGTCAAGCGCCTGCAAGCACTCGGCGCCAAGGTCGAAACCCACCCAGCCACGCCGTCGGCAGGCGACAACATCGTGGGTACCTTCAAGGGCAACGGCAACAAAAACTTCTTGCTGATGGTGCACTACGACACCGTGTTCGGCCCCGGCACTGTCGCCAAGCGCCCGTTTCGCAGCGAAGGCGAGCGCGCCTACGGCCCCGGCGTTGCCGATGCCAAGGGCGGCGTGGCGATGATCCTGCACGCAATCAAACTGCTCCAGGAGCAGGAGTTCAAGGGCTACGGCACCCTCACCGTGCTGTTCAACCCCGATGAAGAAATGGGTTCGGCCGGCTCAAAACAGAGCATTGCCGAACTGGCGCGCAAACATGACTACGTCTTCTCTTATGAGCCACCGGACAAGGACGCCGTCTCCGTCGCCACCAACGGCATCAACCGCCTGAGCCTGGAAGTCAAAGGCCGCTCTTCCCATGCCGGCTCCGCACCGGAACAAGGCCGCAATGCCTTGACTGAACTTGCCCACCAGATCGTTCAGCTCAAGGACCTGGGCGACGCCAGCAAAGGCACTACCGTCAACTGGACCCTGGCCAAGGCGGGTGAGAAAGCCAACATCATCCCGGCCCTGGCGACGGCTGAAGCCGACATGCGCTACTCCGACCTCAGCGAGCCTGACCGCGTGCTTGCCGATGCCCAGCGCATCGCCCGCACCCCGTTGATCGCCGAGACCGAAACCCGCGTCACCCTGCAAAAAGGCCGGCCACCACTGGCGAAAAACGAAGCCTCTGAAGCCCTGGCCACAACCGCCCAGCAGTTGTACGGCGAGATCGGCATGAAGATCGAACCGATCGCCATGCGCTTTGGCACCGATGCCGGCTATGCCTATGTACCAGGCAGCGCCAAGCCGGCGGTGCTGGAAACCATGGGGGTGGTTGGCGCCGGGTTGCACGCTGACGATGAATACATCGAGCTTGCCAGTATCGCGCCGCGGCTTTATTTGACGGTGGCAATGATCCAGAGGTTATCGAAAGAGTAG
- a CDS encoding FAD-binding oxidoreductase, whose translation MTTMHLLKVADIRRETADTVSIAFDVPAHLAATYQFQQGQYLQLEAQLQGEAVRRSYSIFSAPTDGELRVAIKHVPQGRFSSYANTQLAVGDALLVMPPAGSSYRPQTQAAVHHCLGMASGSGITALLPIIKTTLENDERSRFTLVYGNRDRASMLFAERLDALKGVYAERLQLILLFSREANHNGLPSGRLDIATCDALFREWVDVSLLDAAFICGPQAMVETVGGALKDYGLAAERLHFERFAEPQPLREALPS comes from the coding sequence ATGACTACCATGCACTTGTTGAAAGTCGCCGATATCCGCCGTGAAACCGCCGACACCGTCTCTATCGCCTTTGACGTACCAGCGCACCTGGCCGCGACCTACCAGTTCCAGCAAGGCCAATACCTGCAACTGGAGGCGCAATTGCAAGGTGAAGCGGTACGACGCTCTTATTCGATTTTCAGCGCCCCTACCGACGGTGAACTGCGGGTAGCAATCAAGCATGTGCCGCAGGGCCGTTTCTCAAGCTATGCCAACACCCAACTGGCGGTGGGCGACGCGTTGCTGGTGATGCCACCGGCAGGCTCGTCCTACCGGCCGCAGACGCAAGCGGCGGTCCATCATTGCCTGGGCATGGCTTCAGGCAGTGGCATCACCGCGCTGCTGCCGATCATCAAGACCACCCTGGAAAACGATGAGCGCAGCCGCTTTACCCTGGTCTACGGCAACCGCGACCGCGCCAGCATGTTGTTTGCCGAGCGCCTCGATGCACTCAAGGGTGTGTATGCAGAGCGTCTGCAGTTGATCCTGCTGTTCAGCCGTGAAGCCAACCACAACGGCTTGCCGTCCGGGCGCCTGGACATCGCCACCTGTGACGCGCTGTTTCGTGAATGGGTTGATGTCAGCCTGCTCGATGCGGCGTTCATCTGTGGCCCACAGGCCATGGTCGAAACGGTGGGTGGGGCGCTGAAGGATTACGGCCTGGCAGCCGAGCGCCTGCATTTCGAACGTTTTGCCGAGCCTCAACCGCTGCGCGAGGCACTGCCCTCCTGA
- a CDS encoding HlyD family efflux transporter periplasmic adaptor subunit has product MTDATQTPAPAPAKSRRGPIFLLITLVALAAAVAAGLWYWVYGRLYESTDNAYVRGDVVLISAQVRGTATAVNIQNTDTVKAGDTLVEIDPADARLSLDAATHQLALTVRTVNSLFAEENDLLAQVKLRQAEANRANQDLQRRRSVIAQGGVSGEDLHHAEEAAQIAQSGLRAAEAKLVGLQARIQGTTVENHPQVAAAAERVREAYLALARTKVPAPVDGLITKRAVQVGQHIEPGTVLMGLVPLDKVWVEANFKESQLGQIKVGQRVELFADLYGDNVVYHGRIQGIEAGSGAAFATIPAQNATGNWIKVVQRVPVRIALDREEVLRHPLRIGLSMTAKATLGEPDEQAPTSVQDNTEVYGNIGSGSEALVNRIIAENLQGSKLSVSRNDR; this is encoded by the coding sequence ATGACTGACGCCACCCAAACCCCAGCCCCGGCTCCGGCCAAGTCGCGCCGCGGCCCGATTTTCCTGCTCATTACCCTGGTTGCCCTGGCCGCGGCCGTGGCCGCCGGCCTGTGGTACTGGGTGTATGGCCGCCTCTATGAAAGCACCGACAACGCCTATGTACGGGGCGACGTGGTGTTGATTTCCGCCCAGGTGCGGGGTACCGCCACGGCGGTAAACATCCAGAACACCGACACGGTCAAGGCCGGCGACACCCTGGTCGAGATCGACCCGGCCGATGCGCGCCTGAGCCTGGACGCCGCCACTCACCAGTTGGCCCTGACCGTGCGCACGGTCAACAGCCTGTTCGCCGAAGAGAACGACCTGCTCGCCCAGGTCAAGCTGCGCCAGGCCGAAGCCAACCGGGCCAACCAGGACCTGCAACGGCGTCGTTCGGTGATCGCCCAGGGCGGTGTCTCCGGCGAAGACCTGCACCATGCCGAAGAAGCTGCGCAGATCGCCCAGTCGGGCCTGCGTGCGGCCGAGGCCAAGCTGGTCGGGCTGCAGGCCCGTATCCAGGGCACCACGGTGGAAAACCATCCGCAGGTGGCCGCCGCCGCCGAGCGTGTGCGCGAAGCCTACCTGGCGTTGGCGCGGACCAAGGTGCCGGCGCCGGTTGACGGCCTGATCACCAAGCGTGCGGTGCAAGTGGGCCAGCACATTGAACCGGGCACCGTGCTGATGGGCCTGGTGCCGCTGGACAAGGTCTGGGTCGAAGCCAACTTCAAAGAGTCGCAACTGGGCCAGATCAAGGTCGGCCAGCGGGTCGAACTGTTTGCCGACCTGTATGGCGACAACGTGGTTTACCACGGCCGTATCCAGGGCATTGAAGCCGGCAGCGGCGCGGCGTTCGCCACCATCCCGGCGCAGAACGCCACCGGTAACTGGATCAAGGTGGTGCAACGGGTACCGGTGCGCATCGCCCTGGACCGCGAAGAAGTGCTGCGCCACCCGCTGCGCATCGGCTTGTCGATGACTGCCAAGGCCACCCTTGGTGAGCCGGACGAGCAGGCGCCGACCAGCGTCCAGGACAACACCGAGGTCTACGGCAACATTGGTAGCGGCAGCGAAGCGTTGGTCAACCGGATCATTGCCGAGAACCTGCAAGGCTCGAAACTGAGCGTATCGAGGAACGATCGATGA
- a CDS encoding LysR family transcriptional regulator, with amino-acid sequence MNLPDLNLLLTFDSMLREGSVTGAAERMNLSIPAMSRRLSNLREAMGDPLFVLAGRRLVPTPLALELAPQVHNLLEEARNVLGTKQKLNLGTVKRVFTLRTEDGFTGAWALRLSQRVAQQAPHVTLSFMSQGNEDVAALRDGLIDLDIGIAGPLGPEVYKQRLYIDTFVGVVNNQHPLARQSSVSAEDLVAFPHLSVSRRGRTRGPLDLELEKLGLQRKVQLVVPGFQAAMQLASSSDMIAVIPRRFVEWSLPLLPLHIFALPVETPGGEFCQAWHPRVNNDQVHRWLRQLVQECSSS; translated from the coding sequence ATGAACCTGCCTGATCTGAACCTGCTGCTGACCTTCGATTCGATGTTGCGCGAAGGCAGCGTCACCGGCGCCGCCGAGCGCATGAACCTGAGCATTCCAGCCATGAGCCGGCGCTTGTCGAACCTGCGCGAAGCCATGGGCGACCCGCTGTTCGTGCTGGCCGGACGCCGCCTGGTGCCCACCCCCCTGGCCCTGGAGCTGGCACCCCAGGTGCACAACCTGCTCGAAGAGGCGCGCAATGTGCTGGGCACTAAACAGAAGCTCAACCTGGGCACGGTAAAGCGAGTATTCACCCTGCGCACCGAGGACGGATTCACCGGTGCCTGGGCCCTGCGCCTGAGCCAGCGCGTCGCGCAACAGGCGCCGCATGTGACCTTGAGCTTCATGTCCCAGGGCAACGAGGATGTCGCCGCCCTGCGCGACGGCCTGATCGACCTCGACATCGGCATCGCCGGGCCGCTGGGGCCGGAGGTGTACAAGCAGCGCCTGTACATCGATACCTTCGTTGGCGTGGTCAACAACCAGCATCCGCTTGCGCGCCAGAGCAGCGTCAGCGCCGAGGACCTGGTGGCCTTCCCGCACCTCTCGGTATCGCGCCGCGGCCGCACCCGCGGGCCGCTGGACCTGGAGCTGGAGAAACTCGGCTTGCAACGCAAGGTGCAACTGGTGGTCCCGGGCTTTCAGGCGGCCATGCAACTGGCCAGCTCCTCGGACATGATCGCGGTGATCCCCAGGCGCTTCGTCGAGTGGTCGCTACCGCTGCTGCCGCTGCATATCTTCGCGCTACCGGTAGAGACCCCCGGCGGCGAGTTCTGCCAGGCCTGGCACCCCCGCGTGAACAACGATCAGGTACATCGTTGGTTGCGGCAGCTGGTGCAGGAATGCTCCTCTAGCTAA
- a CDS encoding efflux transporter outer membrane subunit has product MESSYSLQHWLAICLLLALPGCVSPGHSPEPPKPLSPEQLEAGLDIEHAATQPSSPADDRWWLSFNDADLNRLLAAGLDTSPSLAIASARIERAQADAGISLANTRPSLSAMTQILRSQDSQHYKTGADEAGVWHTDGQALLQGRYNLDLWGLNRSLNEAAVGSLRAAEADQAVARLALSGSLVETWFALGGVLEQQAIVNQTLEQRRSILQLSENRLKSGLGTQVDVVRARGPIPLLEAEQARLQGAARGYQLRLAALAGKGPGWGEQWQPRVADPRHSVALPGHLPAELIGGRPDVVAQRWRVEAQGKRIGAARAAFYPNIDLLAFAGFQSFSFQNLFHHDSRTYGVGPAVTLPIFDAGRLRGQYQAQQASYAEAVAGYNQTLVNALSEVAGHVSQLRAIEGQRLKTVQGLDEAEQVYDLENLRYRQSLTDFLHVLDAQTRVLDTRMQLVQLKTSALQNHAGLLRALGGGWKEADQNSTTLAGTSHD; this is encoded by the coding sequence ATGGAATCCTCTTATTCGCTTCAGCATTGGCTGGCGATCTGTCTGCTGCTGGCCTTGCCAGGCTGCGTCAGCCCCGGGCATAGCCCTGAACCGCCAAAACCCTTGTCACCCGAACAGCTCGAGGCCGGTCTGGACATCGAGCACGCCGCAACCCAGCCCTCGTCTCCGGCGGATGATCGCTGGTGGCTGAGCTTCAACGACGCCGACCTCAATCGCCTGCTGGCTGCCGGCCTGGACACCTCGCCAAGCCTGGCGATTGCCAGTGCGCGCATCGAGCGGGCGCAAGCCGATGCCGGCATCAGTCTGGCCAACACCCGGCCGAGCCTGTCGGCCATGACCCAGATCCTGCGCAGCCAGGATTCGCAGCACTACAAGACCGGCGCCGATGAAGCCGGGGTGTGGCACACCGACGGCCAGGCACTGCTGCAAGGGCGTTACAACCTCGACCTGTGGGGCCTCAATCGTTCCTTGAACGAAGCGGCGGTGGGCAGCCTGCGCGCCGCCGAGGCCGATCAGGCGGTTGCCCGTCTGGCGCTCAGTGGCAGCCTGGTGGAAACCTGGTTCGCCTTGGGCGGTGTACTCGAGCAGCAGGCCATCGTCAACCAGACCCTGGAACAACGCCGCAGCATCCTGCAACTGAGTGAGAACCGGCTGAAGTCTGGCCTGGGCACTCAGGTTGACGTGGTACGGGCACGCGGGCCGATCCCTCTGCTCGAAGCCGAGCAGGCGCGCCTGCAAGGCGCCGCCCGTGGCTACCAGTTGCGCCTGGCGGCCCTGGCCGGCAAGGGCCCGGGTTGGGGTGAGCAATGGCAGCCGAGGGTCGCCGATCCGCGCCATAGCGTGGCCTTGCCCGGGCATCTGCCGGCCGAGCTGATCGGTGGCCGGCCCGATGTGGTCGCCCAGCGCTGGCGCGTCGAAGCGCAAGGCAAGCGTATCGGCGCAGCCCGGGCGGCGTTCTATCCGAACATCGACCTGCTCGCGTTCGCAGGTTTCCAGAGCTTCAGCTTCCAGAACCTCTTCCACCACGACAGCCGCACCTATGGCGTGGGCCCGGCGGTGACCTTGCCGATCTTCGACGCCGGGCGTTTGCGTGGTCAATACCAGGCCCAGCAGGCCAGTTATGCCGAAGCCGTGGCCGGCTACAACCAGACCCTGGTCAACGCCCTGAGTGAAGTGGCCGGGCATGTCTCGCAACTGCGTGCCATCGAGGGCCAGCGCCTGAAAACCGTGCAGGGGCTGGATGAGGCCGAACAGGTCTACGACCTGGAAAACCTGCGCTACCGGCAAAGCCTCACGGATTTTCTGCATGTGCTCGACGCCCAGACCCGGGTACTCGACACGCGCATGCAACTGGTCCAGTTGAAGACCTCGGCGCTGCAAAACCATGCCGGCTTGCTGCGCGCGCTCGGCGGCGGCTGGAAAGAAGCTGATCAGAACTCCACTACGCTTGCAGGAACCTCCCATGACTGA